The genomic segment CAGGCTCAAGGGGATGGAACATAGAGAGGACTTTTTCCAGTGCTTCCTCAACACTAAGCATGGGATAAAAGGCCTCCATAACGTTTTCCCCCAGAATTTTTTGTCATTATACCAGAGGCAAGGGAAAGCGCCAAGAAATGACCAACTCCGGCCCCCGAGGGACTCTCACCGCCTCAGCGCTCCGAAGCCCGCGGCCCCCACCAATCCAGCACATGTTCGCTGACGAAATCGTAGCGAAATTCCAGGGAGCCCAAAACCTCTGGCAACAAAGGCTTTTGCCCGGAACCATCGGACTTCATCACATACACTTCCCATTTCCCATTGCGGTCGGTTAAAAACACGATGAATTTGCCATCCGGGGACCAAGCAGGAGCCACGCTATTGTATGGTTTCTCCAGAAGACCAGGGGCGGTAAGTCTGGTCCTTCTTGTTCCATCGGCATTAACCGTGTAAATTTCCCAGTGGTCGTGCTGGTGGTGCATGAAGGCCAGACGTGTGCCATCAGGGCTCCATACAGGATAAGTATCGTCAGGGTCATCGGTAAGCTTATAAGCTCTGGTGCCGTCAGCTGAGACCACAACAATGCCTGTATCGCCATCGTAGGCTATGAGCCGACCATCGGGAGACCAGGAAGGAGAAAAGCTGTGGTCATCGCAGGGCAACTCGTGGAATCTGCCCGTAGCGGGCTCCACAACCCCAAGCTTCCAGAAGGGGTCGGCCGGAATGGTGAAACATCGCCCCATATAGCATCGGGTCTCTTCAGGCTTACCGCCGTGCTGGCGGGTGAAGACTATTTTATCTCCATCGGGAGACCAATCGGGGGATTTGGCATGGGGATGAATGAAGACAGGCCATTCCTGAAAGTTTTCCAGGTCAAGAACCCATATCCCCTTGCGGTCTCCCTCCCATCGGGCAAAAGCGATGCGTTTACCATCGGGGGAAAAGGAGGGGTCCATGCCTGCTGTTATCCTTTTAAGCTCCATGGTGGTCAGGTTGAGGATGTAGATATCACCTCCGCTGGAAAGCTGGAAAACCAGCTTACCGGTGAAGGGAGGAATGGGCGTTGCAGTAGGAGTTGGGGAAGGGGGAAGGGGCGGAACCTCGGCTACGGGGATGGCCTCTATAGGGCCTGGGAAATCAAGGTAAGAAGCAGCTGCCCAGCCTTCCAGACCTTCTTCTGTAACCACTTTTAACCAGAACCCCCTTTCGTCCCTTCCCATTACCTTTACTTTCTGCTGATATTTCAATCCCGCCACAATGGGATAAAGGGCATCTGGACCTGAACGCAGGGCCAGGCTTTTCACCTTTACCAGCGCTACAGGCTCGGGCGTTGGGAAGGGGGTAAAAGTGGGACTTGGAGCAGGGGTCGGGGTTTGTGTGGGAGTAGCTGTAAAAGTAGGAGAAGGAAGGGCAGGAAGAGTAGGAACAAAAGTTGGGAGAGGAGTGGGGGTCGGGGTGCACCCCCAGAGGAGCAAAAGCAGGGCTAAAGTTGCCATCGATCGTTTCATCTGCATCCTCCTTTTAGCCCTCCGGGCTATTCTCCTGGTATTTTAAACCCTGCTGGACAGCCAGGCAAGGCGAAAAACTCTTTGCATTAAAATCACGAAACTTTTATAATTACCTTTGGAGGGTAAAAATGGAGAGAGACCTCAAGACCAAAGGGGTGCAGCCTCCGGAAACCCGTCCCTATTCCACCTTAGAGCCTGGCACTCTTCTCCAGGGGCGCTACGAAATACTGGAAGTCCTCGGGGTCGGGGGCATGGGGGCTGTGTACAAAGCCAGAGATAGGCGCTTTGAAGGGGTTGAAAGGATCTGTGCTGTTAAGGAAATTTTTTCTGAGCTTTCCCCTTCTGTTCATCAGGAAAGTGTGGCCAGTTTCAACCGGGAAGCCCAGATTTTGGTCAGCTTGAACCATCCTGCCATCCCCAAAGTTTACGACTATTTCACCGAAGGCCAGCGGAGCTACCTCGTGATGGAGTTCGTGGAAGGGAAAGACCTGGAAACAATTTTGCAGGAAACCCCCTCTTTTATTCCTCTGGACACAGTAGTGGACTGGGCCCTTCAGCTCTGCGATGTCCTCCATTACCTGCACAACCACAAGCCGAACCCCATAGTCTTCAGGGACCTCAAGCCTTCCAATATAATGCTTACCCACCAGGGAAGAATAATGCTCGTGGACTTCGGAATCGCCAGAGTTTTTCAGAAGGGACTAAGGGGCACTATGGTGGGGACCGAGGGATATGCCCCTCCTGAACAGTACCGTGGGGTGGTGGACCCAAGGAGCGACATTTATTCTCTGGGTGCTACCTTACATCACCTTCTGACCAGGGTAGATCCCAGGACCGAGCCTCCGTTCTCTTTCCACGAGCGGCCCATAAGGGCCATAAACCCCCTGGTTCCACCCGCT from the Anaerolineae bacterium genome contains:
- a CDS encoding SH3 domain-containing protein, with translation MKRSMATLALLLLLWGCTPTPTPLPTFVPTLPALPSPTFTATPTQTPTPAPSPTFTPFPTPEPVALVKVKSLALRSGPDALYPIVAGLKYQQKVKVMGRDERGFWLKVVTEEGLEGWAAASYLDFPGPIEAIPVAEVPPLPPSPTPTATPIPPFTGKLVFQLSSGGDIYILNLTTMELKRITAGMDPSFSPDGKRIAFARWEGDRKGIWVLDLENFQEWPVFIHPHAKSPDWSPDGDKIVFTRQHGGKPEETRCYMGRCFTIPADPFWKLGVVEPATGRFHELPCDDHSFSPSWSPDGRLIAYDGDTGIVVVSADGTRAYKLTDDPDDTYPVWSPDGTRLAFMHHQHDHWEIYTVNADGTRRTRLTAPGLLEKPYNSVAPAWSPDGKFIVFLTDRNGKWEVYVMKSDGSGQKPLLPEVLGSLEFRYDFVSEHVLDWWGPRASER